A genomic region of Salvelinus alpinus chromosome 12, SLU_Salpinus.1, whole genome shotgun sequence contains the following coding sequences:
- the LOC139536180 gene encoding uncharacterized protein produces the protein MVRQHLQQPKLSSNINMMSSNCSRCTHNIQENDRLTARIAVLQAQLQTQSLGKGNFSVGKEETASVPPVSTDSNVSINPLAQSPQPDNFLMASGGKCCWNAQPVSLIQPTETFNRFSPLCSESESESESSLVSTPPVTGSETPKAPTISSDKLKTLVIGDSITRSIRLKANHPAIIHCLPGGRATDVKANLKMVLAKAKSGECREYRDIVIHVGTNDVRMKQSEVTKCNIASACKSARKMCRHRVIVSGPLPVRGSDELYSRVSALNRWLKTVFCPSQKIEFVDNWPSFWDSPTNRTKPDLLRSDGLHPSWRGALILSTNIDRALTPLAPQ, from the coding sequence atggttcgtcaacaccttcaacagccgaagctaagtagtaacattaacatgatgtcttctaattgcagtcgctgtactcataatatacaggagaacgatcgccttacggcgagaatagctgtgctacaagcccagcttcagacgcaatcgttaggcaagggtaatttcagtgtaggaaaggaagaaacagcgtctgtgccaccagtaagtacagatagtaacgttagtataaatcccctcgcacagtccccgcagccggacaactttctcatggcttctggagggaaatgctgttggaatgctcaaccggtgtcgctcattcagccgacagaaactttcaaccggttctccccattatgtagcgagtcggagtctgagtctgagtcttctcttgtctctactcctcccgttacggggtctgagacgccgaaggctcccaccattagctctgacaaattgaaaaccctagtcattggcgactccattacccgcagtattagacttaaagcgaatcacccagcgatcatacactgtttaccagggggcagggctaccgacgttaaggctaatctaaagatggtgctggctaaagctaaatctggcgagtgtagagagtatagagatattgttatccacgtcggcaccaacgatgttaggatgaaacagtcagaggtcaccaagtgcaacatagcttcagcgtgtaaatcagctagaaagatgtgtcggcatcgagtaattgtctctggccccctcccagttagggggagtgacgagctctacagcagagtctcagcactcaatcgctggttgaaaactgttttctgcccctcccaaaagatagaatttgtagataattggccctctttctgggactcacccacaaacaggaccaagcctgacctgctgaggagtgacggactccatcctagctggaggggtgctctcatcttatctaccaacatagacagggctctaactcctctagccccacaatga
- the glrx gene encoding glutaredoxin-1 — translation MAQEFVETKLRVDRVTIFLKPLCPYCVTAKEILSKYTFKAGHLEFRITGRRDMSSLQDYFLEITGARTVPRVFIGEEYVGGCSEVAELGESGKLEGMLQSIGALQ, via the exons ATGGCACAGGAATTTGTGGAAACTAAACTTAGGGTAGACAGAGTTACAATATTTCTAAAACCATTGTGCCCGTATTGCGTGACGGCTAAAGAGATCTTGTCAAAGTATACATTCAAAGCTGGGCATTTAGAATTTAGAATCACAGGACGGAGAGATATGAGCAGTTTACAGGACTACTTTTTGGAGATAACTGGGGCTCGGACG gtcCCACGGGTGTTTATCGGTGAGGAATATGTGGGAGGGTGCAGTGAAGTGGCAGAGCTGGGTGAGAGTGGGAAATTGGAGGGGATGCTGCAGTCCATTGGCGCTCTGCAGTGa